A single window of Colletotrichum destructivum chromosome 9, complete sequence DNA harbors:
- a CDS encoding Putative ribonuclease H-like superfamily, exonuclease, RNase T/DNA polymerase III, which yields MSFVDLKHIPCPAGDRCTAFQCLFQHKDDRDKMAALSAPAPAPAPAPKTSATLVKRSSTDTTTDATQGGPRKRLKIVQDVRTPTDSARTPPPVKTTSKQDTTAPRPDDILSAVARPISPPPLKRPSSSSTAVKKAPNSGPVAPSVASSDLNKPLIHSTTPIGSSPLSAVNHPSRHNTTTSVTTPASTASSHTPLKSITSKADSSPKPKPRKPEALTPRLLKSSPAKFDIRYKLVQMMHGEYTRLNNELKKTAKDAEEKQLILTDQDLIWRVLDEEETTAIEKGAIYSNVIKNKIMQYKKMTVLQWKDERVVQSRQQTQKGPHKKPLASPKKILTGLTPAQEVRLVRQLITPIDDLAVHGYVSSVPPEADIKKAREGLEAAKGWEKCDRCDKRFQMFPGRREEDGALASGGTCTFHWGKTYFPERQLGDRSQQPKRYRCCGQAVGDSAGCHTNPHHVFKASDPKRLATILNYAETPANPNAPSDRAVCFDCEMCYTVHGLELVRLTATAWPTGEELLDVLVQPVGEIIDLNSRYSGVWPEDMASAEPWTAQKDDKEDPTPAQAKKMPISKKNKKKMKIVSSPEVARDLLFSLIAPDTPLIGHGLENDLNSVRIVHPTVIDTVLLFPHKHGLPYRQGLKMLMDNLLNRKIQVETAGKVQGHDSAEDARAAGDLVRFKLSEEWKSMKLLGWKLEGNEFIPPGGKVDDFQGQLTVEFLESAL from the coding sequence ATGTCCTTTGTTGACCTCAAACACATCCCCTGTCCGGCCGGAGACAGGTGCACCGCATTCCAATGCCTTTTCCAGCATAAAGATGACAGGGATAAGATGGCGGCACTTTCAGCACCAGCGCCGGCACCAGCACCGGCACCGAAGACGTCAGCGACGTTGGTCAAGAGGTCGTCGACTGATACCACGACGGATGCAACCCAGGGTGGCCCTCGAAAACGTCTGAAAATTGTTCAAGACGTCAGAACCCCCACCGATTCCGCAAGAACGCCTCCTCCTGTCAAAACCACCTCAAAACAAGACACGACTGCTCCGAGACCAGACGACATTCTGTCAGCTGTCGCTCGGCCCATATCACCTCCGCCTTTAAAGCGcccctcatcctcctccacggCCGTGAAGAAGGCCCCCAACTCCGGTCCAGTCGCACCTTCTGTCGCTTCGTCCGACCTCAATAAGCCGTTGATTCACTCAACGACTCCCATCGGATCCTCTCCTTTATCTGCAGTGAATCACCCATCCAGACACAATACCACTACTTCAGTCACTACTCCGGCTTCTACTGCTTCTTCGCACACTCCTTTAAAATCCATCACATCCAAGGCCGACTCATCACCCAAACCCAAGCCTAGAAAACCAGAGGCTCTTACGCCTCGTTTACTCAAATCATCTCCGGCCAAGTTCGATATCCGATACAAGCTCGTGCAGATGATGCACGGCGAATACACCCGCCTCAACAACGAACTCAAGAAAACTGCCAAGGACGCTGAAGAGAAGCAACTCATTCTCACAGACCAGGACCTCATCTGGAGAGTCCtggacgaagaagagacTACTGCTATCGAGAAAGGCGCCATCTACTCCAACGTAATCAAGAATAAAATCATGCAGTACAAAAAGATGACAGTGCTGCAGTGGAAGGACGAGAGGGTCGTCCAAAGCCGCCAGCAAACTCAAAAGGGCCCTCACAAGAAGCCGCTTGCGTCTCCCAAGAAGATCCTTACTGGATTGACGCCGGCGCAGGAGGTTCGGCTCGTCCGACAGCTCATCACCCCTATCGACGATCTCGCTGTCCATGGATACGTCTCATCTGTCCCTCCCGAGGCGGACATCAAAAAGGCCCGTGAGGGCCTTGAGGCCGCTAAGGGCTGGGAGAAATGCGATCGCTGTGACAAGCGCTTTCAGATGTTCCCGGgcagaagagaagaggatggTGCCCTCGCCTCCGGCGGCACTTGCACCTTCCACTGGGGCAAAACCTACTTCCCCGAGCGCCAACTCGGCGACAGATCCCAGCAGCCGAAGCGTTACCGTTGTTGCGGTCAGGCTGTTGGTGACTCTGCCGGCTGTCACACCAATCCCCATCATGTCTTTAAGGCGTCAGACCCCAAGCGACTAGCCACAATTCTCAACTATGCCGAGACCCCTGCAAACCCCAACGCACCTTCCGACAGAGCTGTCTGCTTCGACTGCGAGATGTGCTACACCGTCCATGGTCTTGAGCTAGTTCGCCTCACTGCCACAGCTTGGCCTACTGGAGAGGAGCTTTTGGACGTCCTAGTCCAGCCGGTCGGCGAGATTATCGACCTCAACTCACGATACTCGGGTGTCTGGCCCGAAGACATGGCGTCAGCGGAGCCATGGACTGCTCAGAAAGACGACAAAGAAGATCCGACTCCTGCCCAAGCCAAGAAGATGCCCATTTCtaagaagaacaagaagaaaatgaAGATTGTTTCATCCCCCGAGGTGGCACGCGACCTGCTCTTCTCTCTCATCGCCCCCGACACCCCTCTTATCGGCCACGGTCTGGAGAACGACTTAAACAGTGTTCGCATCGTACACCCTACCGTAATCGACACTGTTCTCTTATTCCCCCACAAGCACGGCCTCCCCTACCGTCAGGGTCTGAAGATGCTTATGGACAATCTTCTCAACCGCAAGATACAGGTTGAGACGGCCGGCAAAGTCCAAGGCCACGACAGTGCGGAGGACGCGCGTGCTGCAGGTGATCTCGTGCGCTTTAAGCTCTCTGAGGAATGGAAGAGCATGAAGCTCTTGGGCTGGAAGCTGGAGGGCAACGAGTTCATACCGCCAGGCGGAAAGGTGGACGACTTTCAGGGTCAGTTGACCGTAGAGTTTCTCGAATCTGCTCTCTAG
- a CDS encoding Putative alpha/Beta hydrolase, lipase, whose amino-acid sequence MDYTGGTAEADHLCVLVHGLWGNPNHMAQIAKSLRAKYPADKLYLLLAKRNSGSFTYDGIERGGERVCAEIEEELRLIEARGGKITKLSIVGYSLGGLVSRYAVGLLHSKGILDSLECMNFVTFATPHLGVRTPLRGWHNHVWNVLGARTLSMSGRQLFTIDDFRDTGRPLLAILADPNSIFLAGLKRFKRHTLYSNIVNDRSAVHYTTGITKTDPYTNLDKVKCNFVDGYEDVILDPNHPVAPKPKVAEPATLSSVASAGWKGIKRVPFALALVIFVPIGIVAFLFSSVVQTVRSSKRIQLHEKGLAGVAIDEYRGPLWMKEIREEVEHVYETLNSSQDQEYLASETDDDLDEVEMDRSTTQLLARERRMSVPSQPTLALAPYQFQMIQSLDTVGWHKYPVWIHKDRHSHAAIIVRWEKKGFAEGHVVLKHWLNEEFVV is encoded by the exons ATGGATTACACCGGCGGCACCGCGGAGGCCGATCATCTCTGCGTCTTGGTCCACGGG CTTTGGGGTAACCCCAACCACATGGCCCAGATCGCCAAAAGCCTGCGAGCCAAGTACCCCGCCGACAAACTTTACCTGTTGCTCGCGAAACGCAACAGCGGCTCCTTCACCTACGACGGTATCGAGCGTGGCGGCGAGCGCGTGTGCGCCGAaatcgaggaggagctgcgcCTGATCGAGGCAAGGGGCGGCAAGATCACCAAGTTGAGTATCGTGGGATACTCACTCGGTGGGCTTGTTTCCCGCtacgccgtcggcctgcttcATTCCAAGGGCATCCTTGACAGTTTGGAATGCATG AACTTTGTCACATTTGCGACTCCTCACCTAGGTGTCCGCACGCCGCTCCGCGGATGGCACAACCATGTTTGGAatgtcctcggcgcccgcaCTCTGTCCATGTCCGGCCGGCAGCTGTTTaccatcgacgacttccgcgACACTGGCCGACCGCTGCTCGCCATTCTGGCCGACCCGAACTCCATtttcctcgccggcctgaAGCGCTTCAAGCGCCACACGCTCTACAGCAACATCGTCAACGATAGGAGCGCCGTGCACTACACCACTGGCATTACCAAGACTGACCCGTACACCAACCTCGATAAGGTCAAGTGCAACTTCGTCGACGGCTACGAGGATGTCATTCTCGACCCCAACCACCCGGTCGCACCCAAGCCCAAGGTTGCCGAGCCGGCCACCCTCTCGTCCGTCGCTTCCGCTGGCTGGAAGGGAATCAAACGAGTgcccttcgccctcgccctcgttATCTTCGTCCCCATTGGAATTGTCGCCTTCCTTTTCAGCTCCGTCGTCCAGACAGTCCGCTCGTCAAAACGTATCCAGCTGCACGAGAAGGGCCTTGCCGGCGTAGCGATCGACGAGTACCGCGGCCCGCTGTGGATGAAGGAGATACGGGAAGAAGTGGAGCACGTCTACGAAACCCTCAACAGCTCGCAGGACCAGGAGTACCTGGCGAGCGAGACGGATGACGACCTGGATGAGGTCGAGATGGACCGCAGCACGACGCAACTGCTCGCTAGGGAGAGACGCATGTCGGTGCCGTCCCAGCCCACGCTCGCGCTCGCGCCCTACCAGTTCCAGATGATCCAGAGCCTCGACACTGTTGGCTGGCACAAGTATCCCGTGTGGATCCACAAGGACCGCCACAGCCAtgccgccatcatcgtgcgctgggagaagaaggggttCGCCGAGGGGCACGTCGTGCTGAAGCACTGGCTGAACGAAGAGTTTGTGGTCTAG